The nucleotide window TCTTTTATCTGATCTGATCACTTGTGAAGGTTCTTTTTTCGGAGATGGATGCTGCAAATTCTCTTATTTCAATTGTTTGCCCTGGAATCGAGGAGAAAGAAGGCCTTCCAGTGGAAGCATTTGCTAAAGTACAAGAGATTTTCAATAATGTAGATTGGCTTGATCCCAAGGTAGATGTAGCATTGAATGTGCTGCAACAAATCAAAGAATCAGATTTTCTTCAGGAAACATCAAAATACATTTCTGTGCCTACTGCAGAAGGTATTTCGTTGCCGGATTCCACTCCAGAAAATCTAAAATCAGAATCAAAGGCATCAAAGGCTCAGGGGAAACAACCTATGCAATCTTTTGAATCATGTCTACATTCTGATTCAGTTAGGAAGAAGATTGAACCTCAAGAGTTACAGGTTGCACTCCAACGGCGGGCACAATCTAAGATCATATCCCAAAGAGGACGTCCCACTTCCCTATCAGCTCCGGCTTCTTCACAAGGCTCACCTGTCAATATATCAAGATACCACAGTGCGCCATCGGCCCTTGGCATTACAGCTTTGTTGCAAGATCATGCTGCATCTAATAGTGAAGAAGTAGTCAAGCATGCAGTGGCAATGGCTTTACATTCTCCAGCTCCTTCTATTTCAAATATAGCTAAACCTGTACAGCCAACAAAAGAACCCACTCCTTCAAAGCTAACAACTTCACATGCCTCTTTCTCATTACAGTCTTCAATTGATGCTACAAAAGAACCCACTCCTTCAAAGCTAAAACCTTCACATGCCTCTTTTTCATTACAGTCTTCAATTGATGTTACAAAAGAACCCACTCCTTCAAAGCTAACACCTTCACATGCCTCTTTCTCATTACAATCTTCAATAAATGTTCCTATAACTTCCGGAAAAACTTCTGCAGCTTCTCCATCTCATCAGTTGATGCCTCTATCAATTTCAAGTGCCAAAGATTCTTCACCTACTCAACATCCTGGGACCACAATACAGTCATCAATACCTCCTCCCTCCCCTCCTCCACCCCCTCCTTTTTATGGGGCATCTCCATCCGATGCTCTCAAGAGTTCTTGCTCAATCCCCCCTTCTCCTCCTTTTTCTGAGGTATCTCCATCTTCGTCTATCAAGAACTCATTTTCAGCTCCCCCTCCTCCGCCTCCACCCTCTTCTTTGCTGGGAACTCCCTTGTCTTCCacaataaaaaactcattttcaacTCCCCcaccccctcctccacctcctcttTCAGAAACACCACCATCATTTCTCAAGACCTCACTTTCAGGttcccttcctcctcctccacccccTGCTATTCCATCTTCAAATGCTTGTGCTGTTGATTCTGCGCCGTGTGTGAAGAACGCAGCAGTTACATCTGCTTCCCCACCGCCTCCACCTCTTCCACATTCTGGGCCTGCCTCAGGTCCAACTAAAATATCGTCGGCACCATCCCCACCACCACCGCCTCCACCTTCCCTTCCTCCTAATTCTGCCATGAAGGATTCTTCCTCAAAGAATTCTGCCCATGCTCCGCCTGTACCTCCCCCTCCAGCTCCCTTTGCCAAAGCTGGCAGTGCCTCTCCACAGTCTCACTCTAGAGCTAGTGCTGGAAATGTGCCTCCAATTCCTGGACCACCTTCCGGTGCTACATTAAGTTCAAAGGGATGGGGCGTATCACGTTCAAGTCCCAGAAATCAGGCTCCTCCTAAAAAGTCCAATCTTAAGCCGTATCATTGGTTAAAGTTGACAAGAGCGATGCAAGGAAGTTTATGGGCTGAAGCGCAGAAAACTGATGAAGCTTCCAAGTAGGCATCTTCTTCTTTGTCCGACTAATTTTGTTTATATGATTCTTGTgaacttttatttcatatacTCTCTTATTGGTGCCAGGGCTCCAGATTTCGACATGTCAGAACTTGAGAGTCTTTTCTCAGCAGCTGCGCCAAATTCACAACATGGAAGCTCTGGTGGAAAATCGAATCGCCTCGGCTCTGGATCAAAGTCTGAAAAAGTTCAGTTGGTTAGTGTTTTAAGTTCTCATTCGCTCAAAACTCTGTTTTCATACTTTCCTGATTCTGGCGGGTAATTTTCTCccgaaaaaaaaatgaattgggTTTGGGTCAGTCTCCTGGCCCTTGCGTGTGATTCCTGTGGGTTAACACTCGAGTTTTTATTTCTCAGAAAGATATATATTAGGTATATGcattataaatgataaattatagATTCTCCCTCTCAATATTCCATTACGTATAAAGAGGGTCAAATAAACAAATTGACTAGTATATCCTTCTGTggcaaaatatatttcatggATTCCCTCAAACATGCATTGCAAGGATATTCTTTCCCTTCAGAATGGAAAATATGTATATTCAAATAAACTTGAAGTGGTTATAATCAAAAGACTTTATAAACAAGTCTGCAAGTTGTTCTCCTGACTTTACAAATGGAACAAATATCTTTAGCCAGAATTTTTTATTGAACGGAGTAACATTCAATTTCAATATGTCTGTTCTTCCCATAGACATTGATAGCACTTCTAATCTACAATATGTATGGAATTAATGGGTTTCTGCAGATTGAGCTAAGGCGGGCatataattgtgaaattatGCTTACTAAAGTTAAAGTCCCTTTGCCTGAGTTGGTGGTATGGTACTCcttatgacattttttttttctcctgagCGTACTCCTTGTGGCATTTGTTTGCACATAAATGTTAGTTATGGCATCATAATTGCTTCCCTGCCTGCCCATTTCTTTTAGAGTTCAGTCCTTGCGTTGGATGAATCAGCACTAGATGTTGATCAGGTTGAGAATCTCATAAAGTTCTGTCCAACGAAAGAAGAGATAGATTTGCTAAAGGTATCCTATCTTCTTCCAATTGAAATCTTGATCTAGTCCCCCCATGTCTGCATATCGTACCCACTGAGTATTCTCTATCCCATTCATGAGTACAATTCtccagatttttattttaatctttctCGTGTTATAATCAAGCTTTATTGTTCAGGGTTATGGTGGAAATAAGGAAAACTTGGGGAAATGTGAACAGGTATGGGCcggatttttcttctctttttgatTTGTAACTTTGAGTAGTATGGCTGATGCCACCATTACAATCGAATAGACAAGCCGGTCGTTGGCCTAGACATGTACATTAATCAATTTTTCAGTCCATTGCATCAGACGAGGAAAGAAGATATACAGATGATCATCTATGGGCTGtcaatttcattatgttttAGCTCATCATTCAAGTTGGAGTCCTATTCATCGTATCAATATTTGACTTTTCATCATGAACTTCATAAATATCTCAATCCTGTCTTTTTCCATGATGTTCtgaatcactttttttttccccctctaATAGTTTTTCTTAGAATTGATGAAAGTGCCGCGGGTGGAGTCAAAGCTGAGAGTTTTCTCCTTTAAGATACAATTCCATTCTCAGGTCATATGATTTCTATTTCACCATTTTTCCACATGCTTTCTGTTGTTGTCCTTTTTGTTGCTTTAGCCCTTGTCCTGTAATATTTCTTTCAGGTTTCCGACCTcagaaataatttgaatattgtCAATTCTGCATCTGAAGAGGCAAGTTACATTGTCATATACCATTATCTTGCGTCTTCAAAATGTTTTTCTGAATAATTTAATCTCAAcaccattttccaaaaaataaaaaataaaaattataacaccATTTTCACCATTGTGCTTATCAGACCAGAAATTCGGCCAAGTTGAAAAGAATCATGCAAACCATTCTTTCCCTGGGTAATGCTTTGAACCATGGAACTGCAAGAGGTGAGCTAAATTTCCTTGgaagtgtttttcttttttgttttttaacttttgcGCATCATCCCAAGGTATATAAATTGTATATGAATTTTGGGTATACAACGATACCCTGTATACAAGACATGAGATATCAAAAAAGATTATTGTAAAAAATCAagtattttttcttgtatacgcgCTTTATGTACTCGGGTTTCATCTATTCTTCACTGTCAAAAAAATGTAccattacctatatatatatatatataaaatactgcAGTGGTGACAAAGCCACCtgatttttaaatgataataatataatagGTTTGGCATTTGTAAAGACAAGGAGAAAAAGTAGAACTTCaagccaaaaattaaaaaaaaaaaaaagaatcatcttTCCCTGCAGATTGCCCTCACTTGTCAGTTCCGTTCTAGCTTAAACTTGATCTGATCATATTCTGGGTCTGATGAGAATgcaagtaagaaaaaaaaaaaccctcggGAATTAGAGTTTCTTCAAGTTGTTGGCCTTTTGAGTGGGAGACccatctatatttattttcacatcGGATCTATTAGTACTTGAACGAGGTCATGCCGATATCTTCAAGTTGTTCTAGTTGCAGGGTGGAGTTGGACCATATATGGGTCATTTCAAGTGATACTGCTTTGTGCCAGAACTATGAGCTCAACTCTGGAAcaacttacattttttttaatggaatttCTGACGTCTCTAAGTTAATGTCTATGTACAAGCGTGTTTGTTGATGTTCATCTATCTATCGTGGAGTACCTTTTCCCTTGAAGCATCAGCTGTCAACATTTGCCTTTAACTATGCTgtacaattttattttggagCAATCTTGCTTTCTTCTTGCAATAAGTTTGTAACACTATTGCTGCAGGTTCTGCAATTGGATTTCGATTGGATAGTCTCCTTAAACTCACTGATACACGAGCCCGGAATAACAAGATGACTCTCATGCATTATCTTTGTAAGgtagaatatttaatataaCAAGATGACTCTTTTGGTTAATCTTAAGACAAgagtttttttgaatttcttttcccTCTGGTTAATGGTTAATTTTGGTTTCGTTTTACTCGTGTTGCTTCTACATCTCGGTCAAcattaaaatttgtatttctGTACACTTCTCTTCGGAAcaatcatttataattttcagtaaTAAATTTCTGCTTGGCAAGCTGTAGGTGCTTGCTGAAAAGTTGCCAGAACTTCTTGATTTTCCAAAAGAGCTTGAGAGTTTGGAGGCTTCAACAAAGGTAtcatttttggttttgttttctttctggGTATACACTTTGTGGAAGAAGTTAATTTCCTGTATTTCTGTCTTTGTAGCTAAAAGTCACATTACCATGCAGAtacaattgaaatatttggCGGAGGAAATGCAGGCCGTTAGTAAGGGGCTGGAGAAAGTTGTACAGGAATTGTCTGCCTCAGAAAATGACGGTCGTGTTTCGAATGAATTTTGCAAGGTACTCTGTTCATCGACTCCAAATGTGTTCAATTGTGTGAATGAAGTTTCTTTACATAATGATACTGCATTATTTTCCTACAGCTGATGGATGCATTGATTTGAAGCATGTGATATACTTTCATAAACTTAACCTATATTAGCTGGACCCCTTGCGATAGACCATGCCAATAGCATCCCTTACTTCTCTAGGGGTCTGATTCTGTGTAATTTGTGGCAACGATTATAGTCCATAAACTTTTTCTGCTATCTCCTAAACTGCCACTCTATTTTCCTATGGAGGAGACTTGTTCCTAGATCATAACAAGTACCTGAGCTGATTTGCGCCCAATTTCATTTCAATCTATCTCGTGGTAAGTGAATAGTTAGTCGAAAGAGTCACTGCCTAAAGAATGACAAAATTCTTCTGTAAAAGATTTCTCCTCACGCTGTATTCAATATCAGTCGTGCCTTTATATAGGCATTTGGTTACAAGCATAGCAAtacaaatagaaaaggaaaataaaggtAAAAAGAATCAAGTTTGTTATACTGGCTGTACGTTTATTACAAAAGGCTGTACATAGCAAGGAATGGACTGTCATAACAGAATTGGCAGCACTAGCGCACTCCTGAAGATTCTGATGAGTCAACCGAGGTGTATTGCTGCAGCTTTTTATTTTGTCCACTGTGATGCATTATCGAGTTTATGTTAATACGCCCCTTCGAGTCAAATGGGGTGTCACACACATTGAGACTCATTCTTAGAGAAGAAAACTTGTCAGCAACTAAGGGTTTTGTAAATACATCTGCAATCTGATCTTTACTACTGCAAAAAGAAACTTGAAGCGTCTTGGCAGCTACCCTGTCACGAACAAAGTGAATGTCTATGTCTATGTGTTTAGTGCATGAGTGATAAACAGGATTGGAAGTAAGATATATTGCTCCCAAGCTATCACACCATAAGATAGGTGGATGATGAAGAGAAAAACCAAGTTCTTTGATCAAAGTCTGTAACCAAATAAGCTCAGCCATAGTATTAGCTAGAGATCGATACTCAGCCTCTGTACTTGATCTTGCAACAATGTGCTGTTTACGGGAGCTCCAGGAAATTAAGTAATGACCCGTAAAGATGCAGAAGCCTCCGGTGGAACGTCGATCATCGGGACAGCCCGCCCAATCGGCATCCGAGTAAGCATGAAGAGTAAAACCAAATTGTTTTGTAAAAAAGAGACCATGATTGATAGAAAATTTTAGGTATCTCAGAATCCTTTTTACAGCAGTCCAATGGGTAAGTTTAGGgtcatgcatgaattgacagaCTTTGTTCACAGCGAAAGAAATATCTGGTCTAGTTAGAGACAAGTATTGAAGGCTCCCAACGACACTACTACACAGGGTAGGATTATCAAAAGAGGGAGAATCAAACTTGGAAAGTTTAGTGGTTGCAGACATGGGGGAAGAAATGGGGTTGGATTCAGTCATATTGGTCTTCTTTAGAATATCATATATGTACTTGCGTTGGGACAACAACATACCACTAGGTAAATAATCTAATtccaaaccaagaaaataaGACAAATTAACACCCTAAGTCTTTGACAGGAAAAGCACGGCTCAGATTGGCAAGAAATTTTTCGAAAGCAGCAGATGAAGAGGATGTAATGaccatgtcatcaacataaactaaTGTAAAGATGCAGAAATTTTCTCTATGAAGAATAAACAACGATGGATCCCCTTTTGAGGCTGTGAAGCCATAGTTAAGAAGCCAAGTACTCAGCTCAGAGAACCAGGCACGAGGTGCCTGTTAgaggccataaatggccttgTGAAGTTTACACACGTAATCAGGATGATTGGGATTGACAAATCCAGGGGGCTGTTCCATAAAAACAGTCTCATTGAGCCTTCCATGAAGGAAGGCATTTTGAATATCTATTTGCCGTAGAGACCAATTTTGAGAAATGGCCACAGAGAGGACTAACCGAATGGTGGTGGGCTTTACTACGGGGCTGAAGGTTTCAGTGTAGTCGACTCCAGGTTGTTGATAAAAGCCTTTTGCAACCAGCCTAGCTTTCCTTCTCTCAATCGACCCATCCGAGTGAAGCTTAGTCCGAAAGACCCACCTGCAACCAACAAGATTACAGGCATGTATAGGGGGAACAAGTGACCACGTTTGGGTTTGAACCAGAGCATTGTA belongs to Juglans regia cultivar Chandler chromosome 8, Walnut 2.0, whole genome shotgun sequence and includes:
- the LOC109001013 gene encoding formin-like protein 18 isoform X1; amino-acid sequence: MALFRKFFYRKPPDGLLEISERVYVFDSCFTTDVWEEDEYKVYIGGIVGKLREHFPDASFMVFNFREGENQSQISNILSEYDMTVMDYPRHYEGCPLLTMEMIHHFLRSSESWLSLGQQNLLLMHCERGGWPVLAFMLASLLIYRKQYTGEQKTLDMIYKQAPRELLQLMSPLNPMPSQLRYLQYVSRRNVGSEWPPLDRALTLDCIIMRFLPNMDGEGGCCPIFRIYGQDPFMAADRTTKVLFSTPKRSKIVRHYQQADCELVKFDIHCHVQGDVVLECISLDNDLEREEMMFRVMFNTAFIRSNILILNGDEIDILWNAKDKFSKNFRAEVLFSEMDAANSLISIVCPGIEEKEGLPVEAFAKVQEIFNNVDWLDPKVDVALNVLQQIKESDFLQETSKYISVPTAEGISLPDSTPENLKSESKASKAQGKQPMQSFESCLHSDSVRKKIEPQELQVALQRRAQSKIISQRGRPTSLSAPASSQGSPVNISRYHSAPSALGITALLQDHAASNSEEVVKHAVAMALHSPAPSISNIAKPVQPTKEPTPSKLTTSHASFSLQSSIDATKEPTPSKLKPSHASFSLQSSIDVTKEPTPSKLTPSHASFSLQSSINVPITSGKTSAASPSHQLMPLSISSAKDSSPTQHPGTTIQSSIPPPSPPPPPPFYGASPSDALKSSCSIPPSPPFSEVSPSSSIKNSFSAPPPPPPPSSLLGTPLSSTIKNSFSTPPPPPPPPLSETPPSFLKTSLSGSLPPPPPPAIPSSNACAVDSAPCVKNAAVTSASPPPPPLPHSGPASGPTKISSAPSPPPPPPPSLPPNSAMKDSSSKNSAHAPPVPPPPAPFAKAGSASPQSHSRASAGNVPPIPGPPSGATLSSKGWGVSRSSPRNQAPPKKSNLKPYHWLKLTRAMQGSLWAEAQKTDEASKAPDFDMSELESLFSAAAPNSQHGSSGGKSNRLGSGSKSEKVQLIELRRAYNCEIMLTKVKVPLPELVSSVLALDESALDVDQVENLIKFCPTKEEIDLLKGYGGNKENLGKCEQFFLELMKVPRVESKLRVFSFKIQFHSQVSDLRNNLNIVNSASEETRNSAKLKRIMQTILSLGNALNHGTARGSAIGFRLDSLLKLTDTRARNNKMTLMHYLCKVLAEKLPELLDFPKELESLEASTKIQLKYLAEEMQAVSKGLEKVVQELSASENDGRVSNEFCKILKEFLSYAEAEVRSLASLYSGVGRNADALALYFGEDPARCPFEQVVSTLLNFVRMFVRAHEENCKYIELEKKKAQKEEENEKIALGASKKESVNLMRTTIKSDGVAS
- the LOC109001013 gene encoding formin-like protein 18 isoform X2, with the translated sequence MALFRKFFYRKPPDGLLEISERVYVFDSCFTTDVWEEDEYKVYIGGIVGKLREHFPDASFMVFNFREGENQSQISNILSEYDMTVMDYPRHYEGCPLLTMEMIHHFLRSSESWLSLGQQNLLLMHCERGGWPVLAFMLASLLIYRKQYTGEQKTLDMIYKQAPRELLQLMSPLNPMPSQLRYLQYVSRRNVGSEWPPLDRALTLDCIIMRFLPNMDGEGGCCPIFRIYGQDPFMAADRTTKVLFSTPKRSKIVRHYQQADCELVKFDIHCHVQGDVVLECISLDNDLEREEMMFRVMFNTAFIRSNILILNGDEIDILWNAKDKFSKNFRAEVLFSEMDAANSLISIVCPGIEEKEGLPVEAFAKVQEIFNNVDWLDPKVDVALNVLQQIKESDFLQETSKYISVPTAEGISLPDSTPENLKSESKASKAQGKQPMQSFESCLHSDSVRKKIEPQELQVALQRRAQSKIISQRGRPTSLSAPASSQGSPVNISRYHSAPSALGITALLQDHAASNSEEVVKHAVAMALHSPAPSISNIAKPVQPTKEPTPSKLTTSHASFSLQSSIDATKEPTPSKLKPSHASFSLQSSIDVTKEPTPSKLTPSHASFSLQSSINVPITSGKTSAASPSHQLMPLSISSAKDSSPTQHPGTTIQSSIPPPSPPPPPPFYGASPSDALKSSCSIPPSPPFSEVSPSSSIKNSFSAPPPPPPPSSLLGTPLSSTIKNSFSTPPPPPPPPLSETPPSFLKTSLSGSLPPPPPPAIPSSNACAVDSAPCVKNAAVTSASPPPPPLPHSGPASGPTKISSAPSPPPPPPPSLPPNSAMKDSSSKNSAHAPPVPPPPAPFAKAGSASPQSHSRASAGNVPPIPGPPSGATLSSKGWGVSRSSPRNQAPPKKSNLKPYHWLKLTRAMQGSLWAEAQKTDEASKAPDFDMSELESLFSAAAPNSQHGSSGGKSNRLGSGSKSEKVQLIELRRAYNCEIMLTKVKVPLPELVSSVLALDESALDVDQVENLIKFCPTKEEIDLLKGYGGNKENLGKCEQFFLELMKVPRVESKLRVFSFKIQFHSQVSDLRNNLNIVNSASEETRNSAKLKRIMQTILSLGNALNHGTARGSAIGFRLDSLLKLTDTRARNNKMTLMHYLCKVLAEKLPELLDFPKELESLEASTKLKVTLPCRYN